DNA from Chitinophaga pendula:
AGTGTTCATATTCTTCGTACTGGCAAGTCTCGAACTGATCGCCGAAGAAATTGAAGATCCTTTCGGCAGCGATGCCAACGACCTACCCACAGATACGATATGCATCAATATCCGTAAACATGTAGGCGAAATATTATAAGCCGCGCACAACCCACAACCTTTTTATCTTATTTTCGCTCACTGAGAGACTACCGGATTATGGAAAATGAAGTTTTACTGGAACGGTTCGAAGCGCTTGTCGCAGAGCATAGCTACGCAGAGTTACGGGTGTACCTGGATGATCAACTCATCACGGACATTACAGAACTCCTGCACGAACTACCCGAACAAGCCGGTATCATTATCAATCATCTCTCCATAGGTCGCGCAGCCGCAGCCTTCCGTATCCTCGACTTCCATGCCCAGGAAGATGTCATCCGCGAACTGCCAGCCACCAAAGTAGCCGAACTGCTCAATGAACTGCCCGCAGATGACCGCGCCGCATTCCTCGGCGAACTACCCAACGAAGCCGTAAAAGAACTCATCAAACTACTCGATCCCGAAGAAAGAAAGATCACCCTATCCCTCCTCGGATACCGGGAAACCAGCGTCGGCCGTATCATGACGCCGGAATATATCGCCGTACAGGAAGACTGGACCGTAAAACATGTACTCGAACATATCCGCGAACATGGCAAAGACAGCGAAACCATCGACGTGATATACGTCGTCGATGAAAAAGGGACCCTGCTCGACGACTTCCGTATCAGAGAATTCCTCCTCGTAGCCCAGGATACCGTCGTTCATACCCTCATGGACGACCGCTTCGTATCCCTCCATGTCAACGACGACCAGGAAGAAGCCATACAGATATTCCGGATGGAAAACCGTGTCGCCCTTCCCGTAGTCGACGATAACGGCCTCCTGCTGGGTATCGTGACCATCGATGATATGTTGTGGATCGCTAACGAAGAACATACCGAAGACATCCAAAAGATAGGGGGTACCGAAGCA
Protein-coding regions in this window:
- the mgtE gene encoding magnesium transporter, which encodes MENEVLLERFEALVAEHSYAELRVYLDDQLITDITELLHELPEQAGIIINHLSIGRAAAAFRILDFHAQEDVIRELPATKVAELLNELPADDRAAFLGELPNEAVKELIKLLDPEERKITLSLLGYRETSVGRIMTPEYIAVQEDWTVKHVLEHIREHGKDSETIDVIYVVDEKGTLLDDFRIREFLLVAQDTVVHTLMDDRFVSLHVNDDQEEAIQIFRMENRVALPVVDDNGLLLGIVTIDDMLWIANEEHTEDIQKIGGTEALDEPYLDMPLLKLVKKRIGWLIVLFIGEMLTATAMGFFEDEIAKAVVLALFVPLIISSGGNSGSQASTLIIQAMALGEISISDWWRVMRRELLSGIMLGSVLGLIGFMRIVIWNRLFHTYGEHTVLIGSTVGISLIGVVLWGTLSGSMLPLLLKKLGADPATSSAPFVATLVDVTGLLIYFSVAYTLMQGILL